In a genomic window of Brassica rapa cultivar Chiifu-401-42 chromosome A10, CAAS_Brap_v3.01, whole genome shotgun sequence:
- the LOC103848350 gene encoding S-protein homolog 2, producing the protein MVSRNRNFISMLISFLIIYGTVSFASAGLLLFSAKHVIIINELATRATLIVHCRNKGEDKGVISLGPGDSFDFRFRVNIRKTTVYTCSFAWPDNTETFDIFRADRDDNPKSKVGVCSECIWSIYEATPCRDRRDGGQPYCFKWSS; encoded by the coding sequence ATGGTTTCAAGAAACCGAAATTTCATTTCCATGCTAATATCATTTCTAATCATCTATGGAACGGTGTCATTTGCATCTGCAGGGCTGTTGCTCTTCTCCGCTAAACATGTTATAATTATCAATGAACTTGCTACGCGTGCAACATTAATTGTGCACTGTAGGAACAAAGGTGAAGATAAGGGAGTAATTTCACTTGGACCTGGTGATAGTTTTGATTTTAGATTCCGTGTTAACATCCGAAAAACAACGGTATACACTTGCAGTTTTGCTTGGCCTGACAATACAGAGACATTTGATATCTTTAGAGCTGATCGAGACGATAATCCGAAAAGCAAAGTTGGGGTTTGCAGCGAATGCATTTGGAGCATTTACGAGGCAACACCATGTAGAGATAGACGTGATGGAGGCCAGCCTTACTGTTTTAAGTGGTcttcttaa